One part of the Arabidopsis thaliana chromosome 1 sequence genome encodes these proteins:
- a CDS encoding myotubularin-like protein (unknown protein; FUNCTIONS IN: molecular_function unknown; INVOLVED IN: biological_process unknown; LOCATED IN: cellular_component unknown; EXPRESSED IN: 8 plant structures; EXPRESSED DURING: 7 growth stages.) yields the protein MMETRQNSVQFQRPTFLPMLCSRPSIKNVTLPAKSHQDDSYQQADPLSPKISCIGQVKRSNKITGFPTTTTTSTSITPVAQHRYFKLKRLFSGKNLSFSAPTTTTTRTSRGRIRKEEFGNKKIDVIDVAELDPPLPVVKKTHDGGAGDKAAENLWKRRSGGCQLRSLQIQTNGVHQLKVTTIDKFGLSTSQFDRKKERKKMNTLNSFDFLLGFPMCTIL from the exons atgATGGAGACGAGACAAAACAGTGTTCAGTTCCAAAGACCAACTTTCTTACCAATGTTATGTTCAAGACCTTCCATCAAGAACGTGACCCTCCCGGCTAAATCACATCAAGATGACTCATACCAACAAGCCGATCCTTTATCTCCCAAAATCAGCTGCATTGGTCAAGTCAAACGTAGCAACAAGATCACCGGcttccccaccaccaccaccacctccacctccatcACCCCCGTCGCTCAGCACCGTTACTTCAAGCTTAAACGTCTTTTCTCCGGCaagaatctctctttctccgcTCCCACTACCACCACTACCAGGACTAGTCGTGGAAGAATAAGAAAGGAGGAGTTTGGTAACAAAAAGATTGATGTTATCGACGTTGCTGAATTGGACCCACCTTTGCCGGTGGTTAAAAAGACACACGACGGTGGCGCCGGAGATAAAGCGGCGGAGAATCTTTGGAAGAGGAGATCTGGTGGTTGTCAACTACGGAGTTTGCAGATTCAAACCAATGGAGTTCATCAGCTGAAAGTTACAACT ATAGACAAGTTTGGTTTATCTACTTCACaatttgacagaaaaaaagagaggaagaagatgaatacTCTCAATTCGTTTGATTTTCTCCTTGGGTTCCCTATGTGCACTATcctttag
- a CDS encoding myotubularin-like protein (unknown protein; Has 21 Blast hits to 21 proteins in 8 species: Archae - 0; Bacteria - 0; Metazoa - 0; Fungi - 0; Plants - 21; Viruses - 0; Other Eukaryotes - 0 (source: NCBI BLink).) — MMETRQNSVQFQRPTFLPMLCSRPSIKNVTLPAKSHQDDSYQQADPLSPKISCIGQVKRSNKITGFPTTTTTSTSITPVAQHRYFKLKRLFSGKNLSFSAPTTTTTRTSRGRIRKEEFGNKKIDVIDVAELDPPLPVVKKTHDGGAGDKAAENLWKRRSGGCQLRSLQIQTNGVHQLKVTTV; from the coding sequence atgATGGAGACGAGACAAAACAGTGTTCAGTTCCAAAGACCAACTTTCTTACCAATGTTATGTTCAAGACCTTCCATCAAGAACGTGACCCTCCCGGCTAAATCACATCAAGATGACTCATACCAACAAGCCGATCCTTTATCTCCCAAAATCAGCTGCATTGGTCAAGTCAAACGTAGCAACAAGATCACCGGcttccccaccaccaccaccacctccacctccatcACCCCCGTCGCTCAGCACCGTTACTTCAAGCTTAAACGTCTTTTCTCCGGCaagaatctctctttctccgcTCCCACTACCACCACTACCAGGACTAGTCGTGGAAGAATAAGAAAGGAGGAGTTTGGTAACAAAAAGATTGATGTTATCGACGTTGCTGAATTGGACCCACCTTTGCCGGTGGTTAAAAAGACACACGACGGTGGCGCCGGAGATAAAGCGGCGGAGAATCTTTGGAAGAGGAGATCTGGTGGTTGTCAACTACGGAGTTTGCAGATTCAAACCAATGGAGTTCATCAGCTGAAAGTTACAACTGTTTGA
- a CDS encoding uncharacterized protein (unknown protein; Has 30201 Blast hits to 17322 proteins in 780 species: Archae - 12; Bacteria - 1396; Metazoa - 17338; Fungi - 3422; Plants - 5037; Viruses - 0; Other Eukaryotes - 2996 (source: NCBI BLink).), with protein MVEQQRNLDGQGGRAKERSFFFFLAIVAFSFVIVRPADGDKLGFGDLMPKKSPFYCRKDKYTHF; from the coding sequence ATGGTGGAGCAGCAGAGGAACTTAGACGGACAAGGAGGAAGAGCAAAGGAAAGgagctttttcttcttcttagccaTTGTGGCTTTTTCGTTTGTCATTGTGAGGCCAGCCGACGGCgacaaattagggtttggtgaCTTAATGCCGAAAAAGTCGCCTTTTTATTGTCGAAAAGATAAATATACCCATTTTTAG
- a CDS encoding RING/U-box superfamily protein (RING/U-box superfamily protein; FUNCTIONS IN: zinc ion binding; CONTAINS InterPro DOMAIN/s: Zinc finger, RING-type (InterPro:IPR001841); BEST Arabidopsis thaliana protein match is: RING/U-box superfamily protein (TAIR:AT4G00070.1); Has 2602 Blast hits to 2598 proteins in 198 species: Archae - 0; Bacteria - 0; Metazoa - 830; Fungi - 147; Plants - 1268; Viruses - 2; Other Eukaryotes - 355 (source: NCBI BLink).), which yields MDTDPYQELRMDTDPYQELRMDIDPYQELRMDTDHMTYEQLLQLCNSMGYENSSVKASNIDRCFRNTKPSEFQSLADKICCICQDRFQRRAGVGKLNCGHNFHINSVKPWILTKKQCPVCQKTAHDDEHQTQSYQVETIVLSDDDEEDMNSRDHQQYDPEQLLLFYEIPTGRTHRPFSLTSMRKWWDQGEDVFLKMDNIKGYCCKKVVKKGSFANPSRHINPSRDN from the exons ATGGATACTGATCCCTACCAGGAATTGAGGATGGATACTGATCCCTACCAGGAATTGAGGATGGATATTGATCCCTACCAGGAATTGAGGATGGATACTGATCATATGACATACGAG CAACTTCTACAGCTGTGTAACAGTATGGGCTATGAGAACTCTAGTGTAAAAGCAAGCAACATAGACCGTTGTTTTCGAAACACCAAACCCTCCGAATTTCAATCTCTTGCCGATAAAATATGCTGCATCTGTCAG GATAGGTTTCAGAGGAGAGCTGGGGTTGGAAAATTGAATTGTGGGCACAACTTCCATATCAACAGCGTGAAACCATGGATATTGACGAAGAAACAGTGTCCGGTGTGTCAGAAAACAGCACACGATGATGAACATCAAACTCAATCATATCAAGTAGAGACAATTGTACTaagcgatgatgatgaagaggacATGAACAGTCGCGATCACCAACAGTATGATCCAGAGCAACTGTTGTTGTTCTATGAAATCCCTACAGGAAGAACACACAGACCATTCTCTCTCACGAGTATGAGGAAGTGGTGGGATCAGGG ggaagatgtatttttaaaaatggacaacataaaagggtattgttgcaaaaagGTAGTGAAaaagggtagttttgcaaatccaTCCCGCCATATAAATCCGTCCCGTgataactaa
- a CDS encoding uncharacterized protein (unknown protein; BEST Arabidopsis thaliana protein match is: unknown protein (TAIR:AT1G48095.1); Has 54 Blast hits to 54 proteins in 2 species: Archae - 0; Bacteria - 0; Metazoa - 0; Fungi - 0; Plants - 54; Viruses - 0; Other Eukaryotes - 0 (source: NCBI BLink).), giving the protein MTRLLPYKGGDFLGPDFLTFIDLCVQVRGIPLPYLSELTVSFIAGTLGPILEMEFNQDTSTYVAFIRVKIRLVFIDRLRFFRREEAAASNTITDQTHMTSSNSSDISPASPISQPPLPASLPSHDSYFDAGIQASRLVNPRAISQHHFSSSYSDFKGKEKAKIKIGECSKRKKDKQVDSGT; this is encoded by the exons ATGACTCGTTTGTTGCCTTACAAAGGTGGAGATTTTTTGGGACCGGATTTTCTCACTTTTATTGATCTATGCGTCCAAGTCCGAGGTATACCTCTACCTTATCTTTCTGAATTAACTGTGAGCTTCATAGCTGGAACGTTGGGGCCTATTCTTGAGATGGAATTTAATCAAGATACTTCAACTTATGTTGCCTTTATCCGTGTTAAGATCAGACTTGTATTCATAGACCGTCTTCGGTTTTTTCGGAGA GAGGAAGCTGCTGCTTCTAATACTATCACTGATCAAACTCATATGACTAGCTCAAACAGTTCAGACATATCCCCGGCATCACCAATATCACAGCCTCCTCTTCCGGCATCTTTACCTTCTCATGACTCTTACTTTGATGCGGGAATTCAGGCTTCCAGACTTGTTAATCCAAGAGCTATATCTCAGCATCACTTTTCTAGCTCTTATTCTGACTTTAAGGgcaaagaaaaagcaaaaattaagATTGGTGAATGCTCAAAACGTAAAAAGGATAAGCAAGTTGATTCTGGTACATAG
- a CDS encoding transmembrane protein, putative (DUF1985) (CONTAINS InterPro DOMAIN/s: Domain of unknown function DUF1985 (InterPro:IPR015410); BEST Arabidopsis thaliana protein match is: Domain of unknown function (DUF1985) (TAIR:AT1G31150.1); Has 123 Blast hits to 120 proteins in 7 species: Archae - 0; Bacteria - 0; Metazoa - 0; Fungi - 4; Plants - 119; Viruses - 0; Other Eukaryotes - 0 (source: NCBI BLink).), with protein sequence MTGAVEDDIIDNDTRLPPRLFATDRYPDARLNIYSRPDILTVICDVLKGTKEVETILDSCFGSLFSLRVSECSISCKLVHALLCRQLVTKQKYELKMIFGGQPLRFSLVEFGYLTGLPCGEFPKEYDPDFFPKRRKGKFELFDDDEAEDNDDEAEDIKLWVNSLLSSVKHEFAESVKKLRSQNLNLLKKIKALKSVKLPKFRYHKISRSRQSTSPPFKKVRLALNHHTSSESPVNPVVYSPNITTPPSEPLTSLHEGDNVLSDSVHDGDFAVSGDSDKIVDDLSWRELKTHKTNKDSVDSPQNYLNETPSMFIPKFISANSTEVPTSHQPIYDTESKTRDEHMPSPQPPAVYDTATKPSSIDVSEVFLPKGFYYYFKFLIMDVTHTLMLYLFYLNKEIKIQDLSLAENVDTLVHSVCKNISASIAALSEVGKESLAMIE encoded by the exons ATGACAG GCGCGGTCGAAGATGATATAATTGACAACGATACTCGTCTCCCTCCAAGGCTTTTCGCAACAGACCGTTACCCTGATGCTCGTCTCAATATCTACTCGAGACCCGACATTCTTACTGTAATATGTGACGTTTTGAAAGGTACCAAGGAAGTGGAAACTATCTTAGActcttgttttggttctctGTTTAGTTTAAGGGTTAGCGAATGTTCAATCTCTTGCAAACTAGTTCATGCGTTGTTATGTAGACAATTGGTTACAAAACAGAAATACGAACTGAAGATGATTTTTGGTGGACAGCCATTGAGATTCTCTTTAGTTGAGTTTGGTTATCTAACTGGTTTGCCGTGTGGTGAATTTCCAAAGGAGTATGATCCAGACTTCTTCCCTAAAC GCAGGAAGGGTAAGTTTGAattgtttgatgatgatgaagcagaagataatgatgatgaagcagaAGATATAAAATTGTGGGTGAATTCGCTGTTGTCTTCTGTAAAACATGAATTTGCGGAGAGTGTTAAGAAGTTAAGATCTCAGAATCTAAATCTTCTGAAAAAGATCAAGGCCTTGAAATCTGTCAAATTGCCCAAATTTCGTTACCACAAGATCTCCAGGTCCAGACAGTCAACTAGTCCTCCATTTAAGAAAGTACGCCTAGCACTTAACCACCACACATCGTCTGAATCTCCTGTCAACCCTGTTGTATATTCTCCAAACATCACAACTCCCCCTTCAGAACCATTAACTTCATTGCACGAGGGAGACAATGTTTTATCTGATTCAGTGCATGATGGAGACTTTGCAGTTTCAGGAGATTCTGATAAGATTGTTGATGATCTGTCATGGCGTGAGTTAAAAACACATAAG ACCAACAAGGATTCAGTTGATTCCCCACAAAACTATCTG AATGAAACTCCATCAATGTTTATACCCAAGTTTATATCTGCTAATAGCACAGAGGTCCCTACCTCTCATCAACCCATCTATGACACTGAGTCGAAAACTAGAGACGAG CATATGCCTTCTCCTCAACCTCCTGCTGTTTACGATACCGCAACAAAACCATCTTCTATTGATGTATCCGAGGTTTTTCTCCCTAAAGGATTTTACTATTACTTTAAGTTTCTTATAATGGATGTTACTCATACGCTAATGTTATACCTCTTCTATCTTAACAAGGAGATTAAGATTCAAGACTTGTCCTTAGCAGAAAATGTTGACACATTGGTTCATTCAGTGTGCAAGAATATAAGTGCTTCAATTGCTGCTCTGAGTGAAGTAGGAAAAGAGAGTCTTGCTATGATAGAATGA